From a single Marinitoga sp. 38H-ov genomic region:
- the pelG gene encoding exopolysaccharide Pel transporter PelG, with protein sequence MAGVGFKLNKLFHRGGVSTDLLAVAYSVMVSSGPWIITTFSLWILLTIFKTDNIYFNVSIVYSFVTSIIVSGLFIMFESRRISDLIFLKDYKKILPEVMGILTYSSMVIILIMLVFFAFNRNELWFILSFSYLNLSLLSLWIISIASLSSDSVNWYILAFLIMGVFSIILSNFFGSDENPLGYILGYAFGVNIGTFFHYMIALIHFGSHMGISFEWTKELRKYWQNIFIGFIYYLALWIDDFVTWFSPHFGEIPLRGFHFSFIYDSPMFIAYLTIIPTSTMFILVLETRFYKTYKLFYDSLRQGFNYAEIEIRKNNMLSELKYDINLVVRIQLAFTFSLLFLNELNLIPFVSQVLKPILRLGLIGAMLNSYYLMIMLLILYFDFRNTALYLNIFVFLTNLTLSFLFTYKLGYYALGASYSIAFALGTFIGYKVLIKKVSNIIQLEYYRQKLNVEDGYYINYNDMKRLMEENQG encoded by the coding sequence ATGGCCGGAGTCGGATTTAAATTAAATAAACTATTTCATAGAGGTGGCGTTTCAACAGATTTATTAGCCGTTGCATACTCTGTTATGGTATCTTCTGGTCCTTGGATCATTACCACATTTTCATTATGGATATTGTTAACAATTTTTAAAACTGATAATATTTATTTTAATGTATCTATTGTTTATTCTTTTGTAACTTCTATAATTGTATCAGGATTATTCATAATGTTTGAATCTAGAAGAATTTCAGATTTGATATTCTTGAAGGATTATAAGAAAATACTACCTGAAGTTATGGGTATATTAACATATAGTTCTATGGTTATAATATTAATAATGTTAGTTTTTTTTGCTTTTAATAGAAATGAATTATGGTTTATATTATCCTTTTCTTATTTAAATTTATCTTTATTATCTCTTTGGATAATTTCAATAGCTTCTTTATCTTCAGACTCCGTAAATTGGTATATATTAGCTTTTTTAATCATGGGAGTTTTTTCTATTATTCTTTCAAATTTTTTTGGTTCTGATGAAAACCCTTTGGGATATATTTTAGGATATGCTTTTGGTGTTAATATTGGGACATTTTTTCACTATATGATTGCTTTAATTCATTTTGGAAGTCACATGGGAATATCTTTTGAGTGGACAAAAGAATTAAGGAAATACTGGCAAAATATATTTATAGGTTTTATTTATTATCTAGCATTATGGATTGATGACTTTGTTACCTGGTTTTCACCACATTTTGGGGAAATCCCATTAAGAGGCTTCCATTTTTCTTTTATATATGATAGTCCAATGTTTATTGCGTATTTAACTATTATACCAACATCAACCATGTTTATTTTAGTTTTAGAAACTAGATTTTACAAGACATATAAACTTTTTTATGATTCACTAAGACAAGGGTTTAATTATGCAGAAATAGAAATAAGAAAAAACAACATGTTAAGTGAATTAAAATATGATATAAATCTTGTTGTTAGAATACAATTAGCATTTACCTTTTCATTATTATTTTTGAATGAATTAAATTTAATTCCATTTGTATCACAAGTTTTAAAACCAATATTAAGATTAGGATTAATAGGTGCTATGTTAAATTCTTATTATTTGATGATTATGCTACTTATTCTTTATTTTGATTTTAGAAATACTGCTTTATACTTGAATATTTTTGTATTTCTAACTAACTTAACATTGAGTTTTCTATTTACATATAAACTTGGATATTATGCTTTAGGAGCTAGTTATTCTATCGCTTTTGCATTGGGTACTTTCATCGGGTATAAAGTATTAATAAAAAAAGTTTCAAATATTATTCAATTGGAATATTATAGGCAAAAATTAAATGTAGAAGATGGTTATTATATAAATTATAATGATATGAAAAGATTAATGGAGGAAAATCAAGGGTGA
- a CDS encoding DUF2194 domain-containing protein, translating into MKKILLILFFILLFINLFGQKKLLLLYKNSEQYGEYMFKYHIIPLLEKYDIDYALSNIEDINYYKINNKDYFGIISWYYSPTLENSNLYLRQLSSFVENGGFFFFFNNLGVTSDIREVNNLLNKLGIHYMYDYKDINNYNINFKKDFFITSPSTNILQPVEKYITFGNNDIILSYISNNESYPMIILSNNGGGAIFNSFIDKDGNVIFNIEKLILKLINQKVGTQNKILIIKTNFDDERFLYSQNELTTIFKYAKLNYELINVDEFYNLSYFDLIPYSYIIWNTDAGYIKTKTIERYINNGGTFIFSTNIYNTPWNIYAKVDNIDISKIVFSKNLFPIGNDENGSVYNRNFKISFNLSLNEKHTTLAYLENNNVKIPAIWYEKINNGYIGYIYPYIIFKAVRGLILQSILEMKDTSIAGLLNSFIFYIDDFPLPSYNVEKLVINGKKITDDEYYYEIWWPSIKKFSEKYNIKYTFVTPLSYNGSSTPPFEFTEFFVSKNNYPYKTMREISNSDFELGLHGYNHNSLTKDRWANPENIKLSLKAAIKFISNIIGHDAIISSYVAPNNLIDEFGINNLLQAIPTIKTVGTIYEDNSYLSEYEIRNNFTIIIPRSTYGYYPLSKVYLTTINTLANFGTFQHFIHSDDVFSKDRNPKNLTWDQMYNNLETFYNTIKNKFPWLRNQTASEAYPFFFDYLTQDVKYEYNENNLTVIIPDSSLFPKFFMIKSKMNIRKISGGKIIHYYRDNNLYIIEMNKNILNIEFLR; encoded by the coding sequence GTGAAAAAAATATTATTAATTTTATTTTTTATATTGTTATTTATTAACCTTTTTGGGCAAAAAAAATTGTTGCTGTTATACAAAAACTCCGAACAATATGGTGAATACATGTTTAAATACCATATAATTCCACTATTGGAAAAATACGATATTGACTATGCATTAAGCAATATAGAAGATATAAATTATTATAAGATTAATAATAAAGATTATTTTGGTATTATAAGTTGGTATTACTCTCCTACTTTAGAAAATTCAAATTTATACTTAAGACAATTATCTTCTTTTGTTGAAAATGGTGGGTTTTTCTTTTTTTTCAATAATTTAGGAGTAACTTCTGATATAAGGGAAGTGAATAATCTATTAAATAAATTAGGAATCCATTATATGTACGACTATAAAGACATTAATAATTATAATATTAATTTTAAAAAAGATTTTTTTATTACATCACCATCTACAAATATTCTGCAACCTGTTGAGAAATATATTACATTTGGAAATAATGATATAATTTTATCTTATATTTCTAATAATGAATCTTATCCTATGATAATATTATCTAATAATGGTGGAGGAGCTATTTTTAATAGCTTTATTGATAAAGATGGGAATGTAATTTTTAATATAGAAAAATTAATTTTAAAATTAATAAATCAAAAAGTTGGCACTCAGAATAAAATTTTAATTATTAAAACAAACTTTGATGACGAGAGATTTTTATATTCTCAAAATGAATTAACAACTATTTTTAAGTACGCAAAATTAAATTATGAATTGATAAATGTCGATGAATTTTATAACCTATCTTATTTCGACTTAATACCATATAGTTATATAATTTGGAATACAGATGCTGGATATATAAAAACAAAAACTATAGAAAGATATATAAATAATGGTGGAACATTCATATTTTCAACAAATATTTATAACACTCCTTGGAATATTTACGCTAAAGTTGACAATATTGATATTTCAAAAATTGTTTTCTCCAAAAATTTATTCCCTATTGGAAATGATGAAAATGGTAGTGTGTATAATAGAAACTTTAAAATTTCTTTTAATCTTTCCTTAAATGAAAAACACACTACTTTAGCTTATTTAGAAAATAATAATGTAAAAATACCTGCTATTTGGTATGAAAAAATAAATAATGGATATATTGGTTATATATATCCATATATTATATTTAAAGCTGTTAGAGGATTAATTTTACAATCTATACTTGAAATGAAAGATACATCTATTGCAGGCTTATTAAATTCATTTATTTTTTATATAGATGATTTCCCATTACCTTCATATAATGTAGAAAAATTAGTAATTAATGGGAAAAAAATTACAGACGATGAATATTACTATGAAATTTGGTGGCCTTCTATTAAAAAATTTTCAGAAAAATATAATATAAAATATACATTTGTAACTCCATTAAGTTATAATGGATCTAGTACACCGCCATTTGAATTTACTGAATTTTTTGTTAGTAAAAATAATTATCCATACAAAACCATGAGAGAGATTAGTAATTCTGATTTTGAATTAGGATTACATGGTTATAATCATAATTCTTTAACAAAAGATAGATGGGCTAATCCTGAAAATATTAAGTTAAGTTTAAAAGCAGCTATTAAATTTATTAGTAATATTATTGGTCATGATGCTATTATCAGTAGTTATGTTGCACCTAATAATTTAATTGATGAGTTTGGTATAAATAATCTTTTGCAAGCTATTCCAACAATTAAAACTGTTGGTACAATATATGAAGATAACTCTTATTTGTCAGAATATGAAATAAGAAATAATTTTACAATAATAATACCAAGATCAACATATGGTTATTATCCTTTAAGTAAAGTTTATTTAACCACTATTAATACCTTAGCTAACTTTGGAACTTTTCAACATTTTATACACTCAGATGATGTATTTTCAAAAGATAGAAATCCTAAAAATTTAACCTGGGATCAAATGTATAATAATTTAGAAACTTTTTATAATACAATTAAAAATAAATTTCCCTGGTTAAGAAATCAAACAGCTTCTGAAGCATATCCTTTTTTCTTTGATTATCTAACACAAGATGTTAAATATGAATATAATGAAAATAATTTAACAGTTATTATTCCAGATTCTTCTTTATTCCCAAAATTTTTTATGATTAAAAGTAAAATGAATATAAGAAAAATATCTGGAGGTAAAATTATACATTATTATAGAGATAATAATTTATATATAATTGAGATGAATAAAAATATTTTAAATATTGAATTTTTAAGGTGA
- a CDS encoding 5-formyltetrahydrofolate cyclo-ligase: MKDGIRKIFLEKRKKMLESEYNEYSLIIRENIKNFLKDLDYNNIAMYYPFRKEVDLLPLIYEFKDKNLFFPKVIDKDMKFIKISSINDFKKGKFGIMEPAGNYYTDEIDVFLIPGVTFDNNLFRLGYGGGYYDRYFSKHKRGLLIGIAFDFQIIKELPAFEHDIKMDAIITEKRILKGD; encoded by the coding sequence ATGAAAGATGGTATTAGAAAAATATTTTTAGAAAAAAGAAAAAAAATGTTAGAATCAGAGTATAATGAATATAGTTTAATCATAAGAGAAAATATTAAAAATTTCCTAAAAGATTTAGATTATAATAATATTGCTATGTATTATCCTTTTCGAAAAGAAGTTGATTTACTACCTTTAATATATGAATTTAAAGATAAAAACTTATTTTTTCCAAAAGTTATAGATAAAGATATGAAATTTATAAAAATTTCTTCTATCAACGATTTTAAAAAAGGAAAATTTGGGATAATGGAACCTGCTGGCAATTATTATACTGATGAAATAGATGTTTTTTTAATTCCTGGTGTAACTTTTGATAATAATTTATTTCGTTTAGGCTATGGTGGAGGATATTATGATAGATATTTTTCAAAACATAAACGTGGGTTATTAATTGGTATTGCATTTGATTTTCAAATTATAAAAGAACTACCTGCTTTTGAACATGATATAAAAATGGATGCTATAATTACAGAAAAAAGAATATTAAAAGGTGATTAA
- a CDS encoding nitrilase-related carbon-nitrogen hydrolase translates to MKIGLVQFRPDLFQVRENVEKGINLIKNENADLFVFPELAFTGYTFNTKNEVEWVSEDKNGYSIKSFRDIAVSKKTNIVFGFVEKEENKFYNSSILLKKDGSYRIYRKTHLFYEEKIFFESGNTGFWVEDIDGVKIGLAICFDWFFPESFRTLALKGAQIIAHSANLVMPYCQEANKIRSLENRVFIVTSNRWGEEVNLLNSNKFTGMSQITNPKGEILIRLPEKGDKVKVVDINPEEANNKFINKYNDIFKDRMPQYYKE, encoded by the coding sequence ATGAAAATTGGATTAGTTCAATTTAGACCGGATCTTTTTCAAGTTAGAGAAAATGTTGAAAAGGGAATTAATTTAATAAAAAATGAAAATGCTGATCTTTTTGTTTTCCCAGAATTAGCATTTACTGGTTATACTTTTAATACAAAAAATGAAGTTGAATGGGTTTCCGAAGACAAAAATGGATATTCTATAAAATCATTTAGAGATATTGCTGTTTCAAAGAAAACAAATATAGTCTTTGGTTTTGTTGAAAAAGAAGAAAACAAATTTTATAATTCTTCTATTCTATTAAAAAAAGATGGAAGTTATAGAATATATAGAAAAACACATTTATTCTATGAAGAAAAAATATTTTTTGAAAGTGGAAATACAGGTTTTTGGGTTGAAGATATTGATGGAGTAAAAATTGGATTAGCTATTTGTTTTGATTGGTTTTTCCCAGAATCATTTAGAACACTAGCTCTAAAAGGAGCTCAAATTATTGCACATAGCGCTAACTTAGTAATGCCATATTGTCAAGAAGCTAATAAAATTAGATCATTGGAAAATAGAGTGTTTATTGTTACTTCAAATAGATGGGGAGAAGAAGTTAATTTATTAAATTCAAATAAATTTACAGGAATGAGCCAAATTACTAATCCAAAAGGAGAAATTTTAATAAGATTGCCTGAAAAAGGGGATAAAGTTAAAGTTGTTGATATCAATCCAGAGGAGGCAAATAATAAATTTATAAATAAATATAATGATATTTTTAAAGATAGAATGCCTCAATATTACAAGGAGTGA
- a CDS encoding PfkB family carbohydrate kinase yields the protein MFLAIGEVLIDMITESFLLKNATVFKKYFGGSPANIAINISKQGIDSYLLSTIGDDPFGQYIIDFLKKYSVKIDYLNISSKINTDIVFVNKSENTPEFKAYRSASLNLNIPKNFDLKKFKILHISSWAISETKQYENIVNLIKLAKKNNIIIGLDPNYRKMLWHNKYNILDVLKELGPYTDIIKPSLDDAEHIFGKDSLENYIKYFKELNFKNIIFTLGKDGVYIKNDNIDKKIPSYASKVIDVTGAGDAVWSGIYTGIINNLDIIKSTKLGLAFAAEKLKYIGAIAPIAQWDLLKEKYEI from the coding sequence ATGTTTTTAGCTATTGGCGAAGTTTTAATTGACATGATAACAGAATCTTTTTTACTAAAAAATGCAACCGTTTTCAAAAAATATTTCGGAGGTTCTCCAGCAAATATTGCAATAAATATTTCAAAACAAGGTATAGATAGTTATTTGTTGTCAACAATTGGTGATGATCCATTTGGACAATATATAATTGACTTTTTAAAAAAATATTCTGTTAAAATAGATTATTTAAATATTTCATCAAAAATTAATACCGATATTGTTTTTGTAAATAAATCAGAAAATACTCCAGAATTTAAAGCCTATAGAAGCGCTTCTTTAAATTTAAATATTCCTAAAAATTTTGATTTAAAAAAGTTTAAAATATTACATATTTCTTCATGGGCAATTTCAGAAACAAAACAGTATGAAAATATAGTAAATTTAATTAAATTAGCTAAAAAAAATAATATAATTATTGGATTAGATCCTAATTACAGGAAAATGTTATGGCATAATAAATATAACATATTAGATGTACTTAAAGAATTGGGGCCATATACTGATATTATTAAACCTTCACTAGATGACGCTGAACATATTTTTGGAAAAGATAGTCTAGAAAACTATATTAAATACTTTAAAGAACTTAATTTTAAAAACATTATTTTCACTTTAGGAAAAGATGGTGTATATATTAAAAATGATAATATAGATAAAAAAATACCATCTTATGCATCAAAAGTTATTGATGTTACTGGAGCCGGAGATGCTGTGTGGTCTGGCATTTATACAGGTATAATTAATAATTTAGATATTATTAAATCAACAAAATTGGGATTAGCATTTGCTGCAGAAAAGTTGAAATATATTGGCGCAATTGCTCCAATTGCACAATGGGATTTATTAAAAGAAAAATATGAAATATAA
- a CDS encoding MJ1477/TM1410 family putative glycoside hydrolase → MTKELFTISTILILFITFFFLPKKEIIDVPVIYQINGSNIENIISNYRPKFLIIDYSKDGTEKFKFTSNDINILKNKGITPLAYLSIGEAEDYRYYWKNEWYKNPPIWLYKENPNWAGNYKVKYWHDDWKNIIFNYLDKIIEQGFSGVYLDLIDSYIFWSNNGYDITYTASEMIKFVIEIAEYARKKNPVFLIVPQNGEDILDYDYNHKYLYTISGIGIESLFYLYNKKNEDKYINSRLDYILKIKSYGKFVLVTDYIYDPQKPNEEIILDFIKLCNYYDFYGYPANKNQKLKDLSGALKYFKEVKK, encoded by the coding sequence ATGACAAAAGAATTATTTACAATATCAACAATTTTAATACTATTTATAACTTTTTTCTTTTTACCAAAAAAAGAAATTATTGATGTGCCTGTTATTTACCAAATAAACGGTTCTAATATTGAAAATATTATTTCAAATTACAGACCTAAATTTTTAATAATAGATTATTCAAAAGATGGTACTGAAAAATTTAAATTCACTAGTAATGATATTAATATATTGAAGAATAAAGGAATTACACCTTTAGCTTATTTAAGCATTGGTGAAGCTGAGGATTATAGATATTATTGGAAAAATGAATGGTATAAAAATCCTCCTATATGGTTATACAAGGAAAATCCAAATTGGGCTGGAAATTACAAAGTCAAATATTGGCATGATGATTGGAAAAATATTATATTCAATTATTTGGATAAAATAATTGAACAAGGGTTTAGTGGGGTTTATCTAGATTTAATAGATTCTTATATATTTTGGTCAAATAATGGTTATGATATTACATACACAGCATCAGAAATGATTAAATTTGTAATTGAGATAGCAGAATATGCTAGAAAAAAGAATCCAGTATTTTTAATAGTTCCTCAAAACGGAGAAGATATTTTAGACTATGACTATAACCATAAATATTTATATACTATTTCAGGAATAGGTATAGAAAGTTTATTTTACTTATATAATAAAAAAAATGAAGATAAATATATTAATTCAAGATTAGATTACATATTAAAAATTAAAAGTTATGGTAAATTTGTCCTAGTTACAGATTACATATATGACCCACAAAAACCAAATGAAGAGATAATTCTTGATTTCATAAAATTATGTAATTATTATGATTTTTATGGATATCCCGCAAATAAAAATCAAAAATTAAAAGATTTATCTGGTGCCTTAAAATATTTTAAAGAGGTGAAAAAATGA
- a CDS encoding glycosyltransferase, with amino-acid sequence MRIAFFNPQGNFDKENSYITEHPDFGGQLIYVREVAMELSKLGVDVDIFTRKINDNNWPEFKDDFDFYEDYHNLKIIRIPFGGDRFLRKELLWPYLKDFAYGINKYYEKNNIKPSFITTHYGDGGITGAIFEKITGIPFSFTAHSLGAQKIDKLGVNIDNFEQYDNEYNFSIRINAERLSMNRSAFNIVSTNIERFEQYGHTLYNGAININDDSKFKVIPPGVNITTFSSEKKEIDDFFWKNIENYLKRDIKEINKQYIVLSSRVDEKKNHLGAVRAYAKSKKLQEISNLVIFVRGLKNGFKDIYKLSKKEQKIIGEIKRIVEDYGLYGKISLFDVPGQEELSSAYRYFVMKKSVFVLPAFYEPFGLAPIEAAAVGLAVVATKNGGPMESFDKGKYGVLIDPFDIKDMEKGILDGLKNFDKYSELGRKRVVENYTWEITAKKYLENINNYLKNPQKNKEYLHIPAYFFDYSKNIEKNIIIDYLKRKNAQ; translated from the coding sequence ATGAGAATTGCATTTTTTAATCCGCAAGGTAATTTTGATAAAGAAAATTCATATATTACAGAACATCCTGATTTTGGGGGACAGTTAATTTATGTAAGAGAGGTTGCAATGGAACTTTCTAAATTAGGTGTAGATGTTGATATTTTCACGAGAAAGATTAATGATAATAATTGGCCGGAATTTAAGGATGATTTTGATTTTTATGAAGATTATCATAATTTAAAAATAATAAGAATTCCTTTTGGTGGAGATAGGTTTTTAAGAAAAGAATTATTATGGCCATATTTAAAAGATTTTGCTTATGGTATTAATAAATATTATGAAAAAAATAATATTAAACCTAGTTTTATAACTACACATTATGGAGATGGCGGTATAACTGGTGCAATTTTTGAAAAAATTACAGGTATTCCTTTTTCATTTACAGCACACTCTTTAGGAGCACAAAAAATTGATAAATTAGGTGTAAATATTGATAATTTTGAACAATATGATAATGAATATAATTTTTCCATTAGAATCAATGCTGAAAGATTATCTATGAACAGATCCGCTTTTAATATTGTAAGTACAAATATTGAAAGATTTGAGCAATATGGACATACATTATATAATGGAGCTATAAATATTAATGACGATTCAAAATTTAAAGTTATTCCCCCTGGAGTAAATATTACTACGTTTTCTTCAGAAAAAAAAGAAATAGATGACTTTTTTTGGAAAAATATTGAAAATTATTTAAAAAGAGATATTAAAGAAATTAATAAGCAGTATATTGTGCTATCTAGTAGAGTAGATGAGAAAAAAAATCATCTGGGTGCAGTTAGAGCATATGCAAAATCTAAAAAACTTCAGGAAATTTCTAATCTTGTTATTTTTGTAAGAGGATTAAAAAATGGCTTTAAGGATATATATAAATTATCTAAGAAAGAACAAAAAATTATAGGAGAAATAAAAAGAATAGTAGAAGACTATGGATTATATGGTAAAATATCCTTATTTGATGTACCAGGGCAGGAAGAACTATCAAGTGCTTATAGATATTTTGTTATGAAAAAGTCCGTTTTTGTTTTACCAGCTTTTTATGAACCTTTTGGCTTAGCTCCTATTGAAGCAGCAGCAGTAGGCCTTGCTGTTGTAGCTACTAAAAATGGTGGGCCTATGGAATCGTTTGATAAAGGTAAATATGGTGTATTAATAGATCCATTTGATATAAAAGATATGGAAAAGGGAATTTTAGATGGGTTAAAGAATTTTGATAAATATTCTGAATTAGGAAGAAAAAGAGTTGTTGAAAATTATACTTGGGAAATTACTGCTAAAAAATATCTTGAAAATATTAATAACTATTTAAAAAATCCACAAAAGAATAAAGAATATCTTCATATTCCAGCATATTTCTTCGATTATAGTAAAAATATTGAGAAAAATATAATTATAGATTATCTAAAAAGAAAAAATGCCCAGTGA